CACAATAAGCATGAAACTGGCAAGATGCCAGTTCCACAATAAGCATGAAACTGGCAAGATGCCAGTTCCACAATAAGCATGAAACTGGCAAGATGCCAGTTCCACAATAAGCATGAAACTGGCAAGATGCCAGTTCCACAATAAGCATGAAACTGGCAAGATGCCAGTTCCACAATAAGCATGAAACTGGCAAGATGCCAGTTCCACGCAAGATGCCCATTCCACCTCACTCTTAAAATCATTCCATTATTCAGCAACGCCTTCTATCAAGCCAGCAGCTATTAGTGTTTGGTTCAAGGGTAGGGATGAATTACCAGACGATAAGTTTACCTAAAGAATTTCTGAGAAGCTTGCAGGCATTGCCACCACAGCAACAGCAGATGGTGTTTGATTTTGTGGAGTTTCTGGCTCTCAAGTATGTTGAATCTGAGCCCAGTCAATCTCAGCCTCCTCGGATTTCAGGCTTGCTAGAAGGAC
The sequence above is a segment of the Moorena sp. SIOASIH genome. Coding sequences within it:
- a CDS encoding DUF2281 domain-containing protein, producing the protein MNYQTISLPKEFLRSLQALPPQQQQMVFDFVEFLALKYVESEPSQSQPPRISGLLEGQGWISDDFNEPLFKE